From Rhodamnia argentea isolate NSW1041297 chromosome 10, ASM2092103v1, whole genome shotgun sequence, a single genomic window includes:
- the LOC115742009 gene encoding copper transporter 6-like yields the protein MSQGDHGGMNMPPGSMPMSNSSSSGYDGMNMKMMMHMSFYWGKDAIILFSSWPEQRLSMYVLALFFVFLLALAVEVLSISPAIKTGTNPIVGGGMQATIYGLKMALAYMVMLSIMSFNVGVFIVAVIGHAFGFFLVKNWALAAANKAAAASSSAAGDAAKV from the coding sequence ATGTCACAGGGCGATCATGGAGGAATGAACATGCCTCCTGGTTCAATGCCCATGAGCAACTCATCCTCGAGCGGCTACGACGGCATGaacatgaagatgatgatgcaCATGAGCTTCTACTGGGGCAAGGACGCCATCATCCTCTTCTCCAGTTGGCCGGAGCAGCGGCTCAGCATGTACGTGCTGGctctcttcttcgtcttcctcttGGCCTTGGCAGTGGAGGTTTTGTCCATCTCTCCTGCCATCAAGACCGGCACGAACCCGATCGTGGGCGGTGGGATGCAGGCCACTATATACGGGTTGAAGATGGCCTTGGCCTATATGGTGATGCTCTCCATCATGTCCTTCAACGTCGGGGTCTTTATCGTGGCTGTGATCGGCCATGCTTTCGGCTTCTTTCTAGTCAAGAATTGGGCTCTGGCAGCAGCGAATAAAGCGGCCGCAGCTAGTTCC